The sequence CAAATCATGCATAATTCTAATACTAGACGCCTGAACACCCCGGTAAATTCGCTTAAACCAATTAAATAATTCCCTCGCTTCGCTGAAATGGCCTAGGTTGTACAAAGCTTGAACGCTAAAAACTGAATCGCGAATCCAATTGTAACGATAATCCCAATTTCTCATACCACCGACAGTTTCGGGCAATGACGTAGTTGCCGCCGCGGCAATAGCACCGGTTGTTCGATGCTGCAACAATTTGATAGCTAAGCCTGATCGCACAACTAAATCATGCCACGGCCCTTTGAAAACGCACTCACCGCTGCATTTATGTGACCAGCCTTGCCAAAATTTGATTGTCTGCCGTAAAAGCATAGGATATCGTTTTCTGTGTGCCAACAAATCGTCGTTATATTTTAAGCTGAACCATTGCGCTTGGCCAGCCTGTAATGTGAAGGTGCCAATCGCTCCTGATTCGGTAGTAATAGATAAAGGTATATGGGCGCCAAAAAATAATCTTTTTCCTGCGCCGCGAGCGACTACGCCCTTGGACGTTCTACGCAAAGTTGTTTTAGCGCGAGCGTAATTAAAGTGGGGGCGAAATTGAAAACGAATATCTAAGTTACCACTTAAACATTCAACCTTTCTCAACAAGACTTGATGTTTATTTTCATGGCTTCTTTTTTTAAGGGGTGGCATAAAATCAGTTAACACAATCGTGCCGCGGGCAGTTTTAAATTTAGTTTGTAAAACGTTGGTATTTTTAATGTATTCTTGGGTTGAACTAAATTGCCCCACCGGCTGGATTACAAAATTACCGCCCTTCTGGCTATCTAACAACGCGCCAAAAACGCTGGGTGACTCTAGGTGCGGAAAGCACAGCCAATCAATTGACCCGTCATCACCAACTAAGGCGCACGTTTCCAAGTTACCAATCACCCCGTATTGTTCAAGTTTTTTGTAATCTTTGGGCGCACTGGGTTT is a genomic window of Candidatus Buchananbacteria bacterium CG10_big_fil_rev_8_21_14_0_10_42_9 containing:
- a CDS encoding glycoside hydrolase family 15 protein, whose protein sequence is MAKIDFTKLIFHRDKPSAPKDYKKLEQYGVIGNLETCALVGDDGSIDWLCFPHLESPSVFGALLDSQKGGNFVIQPVGQFSSTQEYIKNTNVLQTKFKTARGTIVLTDFMPPLKKRSHENKHQVLLRKVECLSGNLDIRFQFRPHFNYARAKTTLRRTSKGVVARGAGKRLFFGAHIPLSITTESGAIGTFTLQAGQAQWFSLKYNDDLLAHRKRYPMLLRQTIKFWQGWSHKCSGECVFKGPWHDLVVRSGLAIKLLQHRTTGAIAAAATTSLPETVGGMRNWDYRYNWIRDSVFSVQALYNLGHFSEARELFNWFKRIYRGVQASSIRIMHDLHGSPVMPERKLNHLAGYRHSKPVRIGNRAARQYQHDIYGELLNVAYETRRYGDEISRNDWKLFTKIINYVCKVWQSPDAGIWEIRGPARHYVYSKVMCWVAIDRGIKIAEKRGYPAPLPKWVAIRDEIKNEVLEKGYSDKLQSFTQTLNSEKLDASSLLIPMVGFLPYEDVRVKNTIKATMKYLMKDDLVYRYLDDGLPGKEGTFILCTFWLVDALALSGELRQAEKLYRNILKYVSPLGLLAEEIAPRTKEQLGNFPQAFSHIGLINSALYIGLSKGRKAKGPKPLMGRLRFKDLLTGFLQQQS